The following proteins are encoded in a genomic region of Bosea beijingensis:
- a CDS encoding carboxymuconolactone decarboxylase family protein, whose amino-acid sequence MSQRLNAFQIAPEAYKAMLVLQEYVNQSALEHSLMELVKIRASQINRCAYCLHMHVLDARKAGETEARINLLNAWEESELYTPRERAALRWTEELTRVSERSPSDAAYAELREHFSEKDSVDLSFAIGAINTWNRINAGFRTRHPADRPRKTEAAA is encoded by the coding sequence ATGAGCCAACGCCTCAACGCCTTCCAGATCGCGCCCGAAGCCTACAAGGCCATGCTGGTCCTGCAGGAATACGTCAATCAGTCGGCCCTCGAGCACAGCCTGATGGAGCTGGTGAAGATCCGCGCCTCGCAGATCAACCGCTGCGCCTATTGCCTGCACATGCATGTGCTCGATGCGCGCAAGGCCGGCGAGACCGAGGCGCGCATCAACCTGCTCAACGCCTGGGAGGAGTCGGAGCTCTACACGCCGCGCGAGCGCGCCGCCCTGCGCTGGACGGAAGAACTGACCCGCGTATCGGAGCGTAGCCCGAGCGACGCGGCGTACGCGGAACTCCGGGAGCATTTCAGCGAGAAGGACAGCGTCGATCTCTCCTTCGCCATCGGCGCGATCAACACCTGGAACCGCATCAATGCGGGTTTCCGCACGCGCCATCCGGCCGACCGGCCGCGCAAGACCGAGGCCGCCGCCTGA
- a CDS encoding sigma-70 family RNA polymerase sigma factor has protein sequence MTGAPASLFEANRSYLTRLAYRMLGSLSDAEDVVQDAWLRWHDSAPEAIANPRAWLGRVVTRLCLDLMKSARRKREAYVGAWLPEPLIEAIGGVPSADEAIDVPYALQLALERLSPLERAAFLLHDVFDLPFAEIADTLGHSEAASRQLVSRARRHAREEDGPRHPLSADDARRYAQAFFQAAHSTDATILKSMLAHDAILRADGGGKVNSVLNPILGSDKIGRFFAGINRHVERDARATTRYEFVMINGLPGYVSLERGETVQAIALDIRDGAVAAIYIIRNPDKLGHVRRLLAET, from the coding sequence ATGACAGGCGCGCCTGCCAGCCTGTTCGAGGCCAACCGGTCCTACCTGACCCGCCTCGCCTACCGCATGCTCGGCTCGCTCAGCGACGCCGAGGATGTGGTGCAGGATGCATGGCTGCGCTGGCATGATTCCGCGCCCGAGGCGATCGCAAACCCGCGCGCCTGGCTCGGGCGCGTGGTGACGCGGCTCTGCCTCGACCTGATGAAATCGGCGCGGCGCAAGCGCGAGGCCTATGTCGGCGCCTGGCTGCCCGAGCCCCTGATCGAGGCCATCGGCGGCGTGCCCAGCGCCGATGAAGCGATCGACGTGCCCTATGCGCTCCAGCTCGCACTGGAACGTCTATCGCCGTTGGAGCGTGCGGCCTTCCTCCTGCACGACGTCTTCGACCTGCCCTTCGCGGAGATCGCCGACACGCTCGGGCACAGCGAGGCCGCCAGCCGGCAACTGGTCTCGCGGGCGCGCCGCCATGCCCGCGAGGAGGACGGCCCGCGCCATCCGCTCTCGGCCGACGACGCCCGGCGCTACGCCCAGGCCTTCTTCCAGGCCGCTCACAGCACCGATGCCACGATTCTGAAGAGCATGCTCGCCCATGACGCGATCCTGCGCGCCGATGGTGGCGGCAAGGTCAATTCAGTGCTGAACCCGATCCTCGGCAGCGACAAGATCGGCCGCTTCTTCGCCGGCATCAACCGCCATGTCGAGCGGGATGCGCGCGCGACCACGCGCTATGAGTTCGTCATGATCAACGGCCTGCCCGGCTATGTCAGCCTGGAGCGCGGCGAGACCGTGCAGGCGATCGCGCTCGACATCCGCGACGGAGCGGTCGCCGCGATCTACATCATCCGCAACCCCGACAAGCTCGGCCACGTCCGGCGATTGCTGGCTGAGACCT